The following are from one region of the Nicotiana tomentosiformis chromosome 7, ASM39032v3, whole genome shotgun sequence genome:
- the LOC138895731 gene encoding uncharacterized protein, protein MESLRWKEGMDRFAAKKETARAQLSSSKTQLQKMKEKGLVQARRIEEIKAWLASVLAKAESNAEKEKADADALVAVYRADAEAAQVQAREAVESADSQAHCVAKLAKCRSRRETLEEIHAHGFDLAEEIKKAKELEADVEALVSDGDDDDDGSKSGSKNGGELIKKRPLPVEKFSS, encoded by the coding sequence ATGGAgtccttgcggtggaaagaaggtatggaccgctttgctgcaaaaaaagagactgctcgagcccagttatcatcgtccaAAACCCAACtacagaaaatgaaggaaaaaggcctggttcaagcaagaagaattgaggagaTTAAGGCttggttggcctctgtacttgccaaggccgaatccaaTGCTGAAAAGGAAAAAGCcgatgcggatgcgctcgtggccgtttatcgggccgatgctgaagctgcccaagtccaggcaagagaggcagtcgAGTCCGCCGATAGTCAAGCGCATTGTGTCGccaaacttgctaagtgccgatccagaagggaaactcttgaggagattcatgctcATGGCTTCGATCTCGCTGAGGAGATAAAAaaggccaaagaactcgaagctgatgttgaagctctggtttctgatggcgatgatgatgacgatgggagcaagagcggatccaAAAATGGGGGGGaactgataaagaagagaccgctcccagtcgagaaatttagttcttag